In one Dehalobacter sp. genomic region, the following are encoded:
- a CDS encoding 4Fe-4S binding protein, with protein sequence IKYPDTVSFCIYSFKGDYYNYDYDCISRDHKIIREHFNFGNFSDRFKGLKINAQTCIKCGKCEEICQAINFKAVYQTEDGYEIDVDKCDVCGSCSKACPVNAIESYC encoded by the coding sequence CATCAAATATCCGGATACGGTTTCATTCTGCATCTATAGTTTCAAGGGTGATTATTACAACTATGATTATGACTGCATCAGCCGTGACCACAAGATTATAAGAGAACATTTTAATTTTGGAAATTTTTCTGACCGGTTTAAAGGGTTGAAAATTAATGCGCAAACATGTATCAAATGCGGTAAATGTGAAGAAATATGCCAAGCAATCAATTTTAAAGCAGTATACCAAACTGAAGATGGATACGAAATTGATGTGGATAAATGCGATGTCTGCGGGAGCTGCTCGAAGGCATGCCCTGTAAATGCAATAGAGTCTTATTGTTAA